A single window of Chloroflexota bacterium DNA harbors:
- a CDS encoding HAMP domain-containing histidine kinase, with protein ENGQTYIYAAYPLVRPSGASDPQRIETLVLSVLRTKAAAIMAGLFSPFLIAGLIALSISLIIAIIFARSIYRPIHNVTEAAMRIAQGHYDQEVPLQGPREVRGLAASFNQMAQQVKKSQQQLRHFVADVSHQLKTPLTSIQGFAQAMLDGTAANDDTRLKAAQIINDESQRMRQQVDELLELARMQAGQLKIDREHVDVKELLEHCLEIFTVQAEEKGVVFKMNTEAALTVIGDFDRLEQVFSNLLDNALKNSPLKGEVLIDARKVQANFIEVRISDSGPGIPPEQLPYVFERFYQAGGMRTGVGLGLAIAREVVLAHDGNIEANSSPGEGAEFIVRLPAVLQGAI; from the coding sequence GAAAACGGCCAGACTTACATTTACGCCGCCTATCCCCTTGTCCGCCCTTCCGGTGCATCTGACCCCCAGCGCATAGAGACCCTGGTTCTTTCCGTACTGCGTACCAAGGCCGCCGCCATCATGGCAGGCCTGTTCAGCCCCTTCCTTATTGCCGGACTCATTGCGCTGTCCATCTCTCTCATCATCGCCATAATATTCGCGCGCTCAATATACCGGCCAATACACAACGTAACCGAAGCAGCAATGAGAATTGCCCAGGGACATTATGACCAGGAAGTCCCGTTGCAGGGCCCGAGGGAGGTGAGGGGCCTTGCCGCCAGTTTCAACCAAATGGCGCAGCAGGTGAAGAAATCGCAGCAGCAACTGCGCCACTTCGTCGCCGACGTTTCTCACCAGCTGAAGACGCCGCTTACCTCAATCCAGGGATTTGCCCAGGCAATGCTGGATGGAACCGCCGCCAATGATGATACCAGACTGAAGGCGGCCCAGATTATCAATGACGAATCGCAACGGATGCGACAACAGGTAGATGAACTTCTCGAGCTGGCTCGCATGCAGGCCGGTCAACTCAAAATCGACCGCGAGCACGTGGATGTGAAAGAACTCCTTGAACATTGCCTGGAAATCTTTACCGTGCAGGCAGAGGAAAAAGGGGTGGTATTTAAAATGAACACGGAAGCTGCTCTAACGGTTATCGGAGATTTCGACCGTCTGGAGCAGGTTTTCAGCAATCTGCTGGACAATGCTCTTAAAAATAGTCCGCTCAAGGGAGAAGTACTGATTGATGCCCGCAAAGTGCAAGCCAATTTCATTGAGGTCAGGATATCGGACAGCGGGCCGGGAATACCCCCGGAACAGCTCCCCTATGTTTTTGAACGTTTCTACCAGGCCGGCGGTATGCGGACCGGCGTTGGTCTCGGACTCGCCATTGCCAGGGAAGTTGTACTGGCCCACGATGGAAACATAGAGGCCAACAGCAGCCCTGGAGAGGGAGCGGAATTCATCGTCAGGCTTCCCGCCGTCTTACAAGGCGCCATCTGA
- the dctP gene encoding TRAP transporter substrate-binding protein DctP yields the protein MRRKIISLTIAGILLFGLLAAGCAAPAPAPAPAPAPAPAPAPAPAPAPAPAPAPTPAPSPAPAPAPAQPTEEVYWRLASYLPETNPWGESAIRMTKNVEAMSGGNFVIEFFPGGAVAPATKEFDALDRGIIEMAQTGMHYNMDKFSTGGLFNIIVAGPTPMAYITWYLEGGGQDLIQELFADYNVMGLSVLTIGRAEMFGYSNTPLETMADFKGLKFRTAGDWGEVLTEYFGASVIFLPGGEIYEAMQRGVIDAFEFSSPSVNVPFGFNEIAKYAVFPGIHAPGVLMPALVNKEAFNKLPDGFKVILEDAILAECLRNHLVESDQDSWGVEQHRKMGMEIISLSEDVQKEIEAAAADFYGKRAAEDEFFGRVYNSANAYKIALGETNTLQFPYYR from the coding sequence ATGAGAAGGAAAATAATTTCATTGACTATTGCCGGTATTTTGCTGTTCGGTCTGTTGGCTGCCGGATGTGCCGCTCCAGCGCCAGCACCGGCTCCAGCGCCAGCGCCTGCGCCGGCACCTGCTCCAGCACCGGCACCTGCTCCAGCACCGGCACCTGCTCCAACGCCAGCGCCATCTCCAGCACCAGCCCCGGCTCCGGCGCAACCAACCGAGGAAGTTTACTGGCGGTTAGCCTCATATCTGCCGGAGACAAATCCCTGGGGTGAATCAGCAATACGTATGACGAAGAACGTTGAAGCCATGAGCGGCGGGAATTTTGTCATTGAGTTCTTCCCGGGCGGCGCGGTAGCGCCAGCGACCAAAGAATTTGACGCTCTGGACCGCGGTATCATCGAGATGGCACAGACCGGCATGCACTATAATATGGACAAGTTCTCCACTGGCGGTCTGTTTAACATCATTGTAGCCGGTCCGACGCCTATGGCATATATCACCTGGTACCTTGAGGGAGGCGGTCAGGATCTAATCCAGGAGTTGTTCGCGGATTACAATGTAATGGGTCTCTCCGTACTGACCATAGGGCGCGCGGAAATGTTCGGCTACAGCAACACACCGCTGGAAACAATGGCCGACTTCAAGGGGTTGAAGTTCCGCACCGCCGGTGACTGGGGAGAGGTCCTCACCGAGTACTTCGGTGCCTCCGTAATCTTCCTCCCCGGTGGGGAAATCTATGAGGCCATGCAAAGGGGAGTGATTGACGCCTTTGAATTCAGCTCGCCGTCAGTAAATGTCCCCTTTGGCTTCAATGAAATCGCCAAATATGCCGTGTTCCCGGGCATCCACGCACCGGGCGTACTCATGCCCGCCCTCGTCAACAAGGAGGCCTTTAACAAACTCCCCGATGGCTTTAAAGTTATACTTGAAGATGCCATCCTGGCTGAGTGCCTCAGGAACCATCTGGTTGAATCGGACCAGGATAGCTGGGGTGTGGAACAGCATAGAAAGATGGGCATGGAAATTATATCCCTGTCTGAGGATGTCCAGAAGGAGATAGAAGCAGCTGCTGCGGATTTCTATGGCAAGCGGGCAGCGGAAGATGAATTCTTTGGCAGGGTCTACAATTCAGCAAATGCTTACAAGATAGCTCTGGGTGAGACAAACACGCTTCAGTTCCCGTACTACAGATAG
- a CDS encoding TRAP transporter small permease subunit — MRATLRVIDSISEWTAKAVSWLTVALVLVLVFDVTERYVFGGATIWAYETATMLGATIYVMGWAYVTRMRDHIRVDVIYVHLSPRVRLIIDVIGTVLFLLPLLYVLIDTAIYYMLRAWKIDEVLAETFWYPPAGPFRTVVVVALFLLAFQTVAHLIRDFYQLVRNKAYD; from the coding sequence ATGAGAGCAACGCTGCGAGTTATTGACAGTATCAGCGAATGGACCGCAAAGGCAGTAAGCTGGCTTACCGTTGCCCTGGTTCTGGTGCTTGTCTTTGACGTTACCGAGAGATACGTTTTTGGTGGCGCCACGATATGGGCATACGAGACCGCCACTATGCTCGGCGCCACTATCTATGTCATGGGCTGGGCATATGTAACCCGAATGCGCGATCATATCCGCGTAGATGTTATTTACGTGCATCTTTCGCCCAGAGTCCGGCTCATTATCGATGTTATCGGTACCGTATTATTTTTGCTTCCGCTGCTCTATGTACTTATAGATACTGCAATTTATTACATGTTGCGCGCCTGGAAGATTGACGAGGTACTGGCAGAGACTTTCTGGTACCCGCCGGCCGGACCATTCCGAACCGTGGTGGTGGTCGCATTGTTTCTGCTGGCCTTTCAAACCGTAGCTCACCTGATTCGCGATTTCTACCAACTGGTCAGGAATAAAGCCTATGATTGA
- a CDS encoding TRAP transporter large permease subunit, with translation MIDISQETIAIIMLLGVLVGVISGFPLAPVIGGIALVVGYLTWGGPQVTDLFYSRMWGLIRNYVILAAPLFIFMGIMLERSGIAERLYEALYLWLGGFRGGLAISTVLIGTILAACVGIIGASVTMLALIALPAMVKRGYDKALASGSVCAGGTLGILIPPSIMLVLYGPMAEISVGKLFMAAFIPGLVLSGLYCTYIAFYCLFQPHKAPAVPAEERRVSFLRKTRLLLTSMVPPVILVLAVLGSIFFGVAPPTEAASVGAFAAMLLALAYGRLSFRALRETAFQTLRITSKVIFVAVCAFMFVGVFLGLGGGNVVEKIILLAPGGRWGAFAFIMFIVFILGMFIDWLGIIFIMIPIITPIGPVLGFDTLWLAMMICVNLQMSFLTPPFAYAIFFLRGAAPPELGVTTADIIRGVIPYVFLIMIGLGLCVAFPQLILWLPAQMVR, from the coding sequence ATGATTGATATCAGCCAAGAGACGATTGCTATCATAATGCTGCTGGGCGTACTGGTCGGGGTGATAAGCGGGTTCCCGCTGGCCCCGGTTATTGGTGGCATCGCCTTGGTCGTAGGCTACTTGACCTGGGGCGGACCGCAGGTAACCGACCTGTTCTACTCGCGCATGTGGGGCCTGATACGAAACTATGTCATTCTGGCGGCTCCCCTGTTTATTTTCATGGGTATCATGCTTGAACGTTCGGGAATCGCCGAACGTTTGTATGAGGCATTATACCTCTGGCTTGGCGGTTTCAGGGGCGGCCTGGCGATATCCACCGTGTTAATCGGCACCATCCTGGCTGCCTGCGTGGGCATAATCGGTGCCTCGGTTACCATGCTGGCCCTTATTGCCCTTCCCGCCATGGTGAAGCGAGGTTACGACAAAGCCCTGGCCAGTGGTTCGGTGTGTGCTGGCGGCACCCTGGGTATTCTTATTCCTCCCAGTATTATGCTGGTTCTTTACGGGCCAATGGCGGAAATTTCGGTGGGCAAGCTTTTCATGGCTGCATTTATCCCTGGTCTGGTCCTCTCCGGTCTGTACTGCACCTATATCGCCTTTTACTGCCTGTTCCAGCCACATAAAGCGCCGGCAGTGCCTGCTGAAGAAAGAAGGGTCTCCTTTCTCAGGAAAACGCGCCTGCTGCTCACCTCTATGGTGCCGCCGGTGATACTTGTCCTGGCCGTACTGGGCAGTATCTTCTTCGGGGTAGCACCGCCCACGGAAGCTGCCTCGGTGGGTGCTTTTGCCGCCATGCTTCTGGCTCTTGCTTACGGCCGGCTTAGCTTTAGAGCTCTCAGGGAGACGGCATTCCAGACACTGAGGATTACCAGCAAGGTAATCTTCGTTGCGGTATGTGCTTTCATGTTCGTTGGTGTTTTCCTGGGCCTGGGCGGCGGCAATGTAGTAGAGAAAATCATTCTGCTTGCCCCCGGCGGGCGCTGGGGTGCCTTTGCCTTTATCATGTTTATCGTCTTCATACTGGGCATGTTTATCGATTGGCTGGGTATCATCTTCATCATGATTCCCATCATTACCCCCATCGGTCCGGTTCTGGGTTTTGACACACTCTGGCTTGCCATGATGATTTGTGTTAACCTTCAGATGTCCTTCCTGACGCCCCCGTTTGCTTACGCAATATTCTTCCTCCGTGGTGCGGCGCCCCCTGAGCTTGGGGTCACCACGGCTGATATCATCCGCGGCGTTATACCTTATGTTTTCCTCATTATGATTGGCCTTGGCCTGTGCGTAGCCTTTCCTCAATTAATCCTCTGGCTGCCGGCACAAATGGTTAGATAG
- a CDS encoding RraA family protein, which translates to MVNFASDTEMFDTMRDKLYASVISDVVDSLGARNQGMRPDVRPIYEGAMVVGRAYPVLTADVYKFVDDPYGPEIDAVDSLKPNDVMVACTQRSTRTCFWGELLATAARARGARGIVVDGTVRDVAYITKMKFPTFATGIYMVDSAGRSIVIDHNCPVDCGGVLVNPGDIIFGDIDGVVVIPKELEKEVIPLALEKVSKENQLRDELLKGTLLRDAYNKYGVL; encoded by the coding sequence ATGGTTAACTTTGCCAGCGATACCGAGATGTTTGATACCATGCGCGACAAGCTCTACGCCTCGGTTATTTCCGACGTCGTAGACAGCCTTGGCGCACGAAATCAGGGTATGAGACCCGACGTCCGCCCTATATATGAAGGCGCGATGGTGGTGGGGCGTGCCTACCCCGTGCTTACGGCAGATGTCTACAAGTTTGTCGACGACCCCTATGGGCCGGAGATTGACGCCGTCGACTCTTTAAAGCCCAACGACGTGATGGTGGCCTGCACACAGCGCTCCACCCGCACCTGTTTCTGGGGGGAACTGCTTGCCACCGCCGCCCGGGCCCGGGGCGCCCGCGGCATCGTCGTTGACGGCACCGTCAGAGACGTTGCTTATATTACCAAGATGAAGTTCCCCACCTTTGCCACGGGAATATATATGGTTGATTCGGCAGGCAGGAGCATCGTCATCGACCATAATTGTCCAGTGGACTGCGGCGGCGTTCTGGTCAATCCCGGCGATATTATATTTGGCGATATCGACGGCGTGGTGGTCATCCCCAAAGAGCTGGAAAAAGAGGTCATACCGCTGGCCCTGGAAAAGGTGAGCAAGGAGAACCAGCTGCGTGACGAGCTGCTCAAGGGGACCCTGCTGCGCGACGCGTACAATAAGTACGGAGTTTTGTAA
- a CDS encoding fumarylacetoacetate hydrolase family protein — protein sequence MKIARFEWRGEVRWGIVEDKTIYALDGDLYGEFGRGGKLCQLQDVKLMAPCEPRNGVACGRNYLDHIQEMGWPVPEEPNLFYKPVNTVIGHGDDIIYPRPSKDLRYEAELCLVIKKMAKNVAEENAMDYVLGYTCGNDVTAIDLFEKDKILARAKGFDTAGPLGPWLVTDIDPHNVAIKGRVNGETRQDSHTSLMIFSVPRLISVITEFMTLCPGDVVWTGTPKGGANPVKLGDVIEVEVEGIGVLKNKLVAPR from the coding sequence ATGAAGATAGCGCGATTTGAGTGGCGGGGTGAGGTGCGGTGGGGCATCGTCGAGGACAAAACGATTTATGCGCTCGATGGTGACCTCTACGGCGAATTTGGTCGAGGCGGGAAATTGTGCCAGCTACAGGATGTCAAACTGATGGCGCCCTGTGAGCCCAGAAATGGTGTTGCCTGCGGGCGGAACTACCTGGACCATATCCAAGAGATGGGCTGGCCGGTGCCCGAAGAGCCGAACCTGTTCTACAAGCCGGTGAATACCGTAATCGGGCACGGGGATGATATCATCTATCCCAGGCCTTCCAAGGACCTCCGCTATGAAGCCGAACTTTGTCTGGTAATCAAAAAGATGGCCAAGAACGTTGCCGAAGAAAATGCGATGGACTATGTCCTGGGCTATACCTGCGGCAATGACGTCACGGCGATTGACCTGTTTGAAAAGGACAAGATTCTGGCCAGAGCCAAGGGTTTTGATACCGCCGGACCGCTCGGCCCCTGGCTGGTCACCGATATCGACCCGCATAACGTGGCCATCAAGGGAAGGGTAAACGGAGAAACAAGGCAGGACAGCCACACCAGCCTCATGATATTCAGCGTGCCGAGGCTCATCAGCGTTATCACCGAGTTTATGACCCTGTGCCCGGGAGATGTGGTCTGGACGGGCACACCGAAGGGCGGCGCCAACCCGGTCAAACTGGGCGACGTCATCGAGGTTGAGGTGGAGGGAATAGGCGTGCTGAAGAACAAGCTTGTCGCCCCGAGGTAA
- a CDS encoding ABC transporter permease produces MKRGGLQNYIIRRLIYAFLIAFGVVTITFILLRIGPSSPADKYLANISARTQDPSKVIEAVEARYGLDKPIYEQYFNYLGNLARGDWGWSFSTSLPVIELIRRHWIYSFQLILLSMLFASSLGIFIGIYSAVKQYTKTDYIATFFSFIGISIPNFWLGIMLILIFSVQLGWFKTYYDTGLPLFSLANLKALILPVITLGTGMMAGYTRYARSATLDNLRKEFVKTARAKGLPERVVIGKHVLRNAILPIITIIMFDLAGVVFGGAYLTEIIFGIPGLGRVSFNAIFANDYPVVITITLIGAMVVLLTNLATDIVYTWLDPRIRYD; encoded by the coding sequence GTGAAACGGGGCGGTTTGCAAAATTACATCATCAGAAGGCTGATTTACGCGTTCCTCATCGCCTTTGGCGTGGTGACCATCACCTTTATCCTGCTGCGCATTGGCCCCAGCTCTCCGGCGGACAAATATCTGGCCAATATATCGGCCCGCACCCAGGACCCATCCAAAGTCATTGAAGCCGTCGAGGCCCGCTACGGGCTTGATAAACCCATCTATGAACAGTACTTCAACTACCTGGGCAACCTGGCCCGCGGCGACTGGGGATGGTCGTTCAGCACCTCCCTGCCGGTTATCGAGCTCATCAGGCGCCACTGGATTTATTCTTTCCAGCTTATCCTGCTCAGCATGCTTTTCGCCTCCTCATTGGGCATTTTTATCGGCATTTACTCGGCAGTGAAGCAGTACACCAAGACCGATTACATCGCCACCTTCTTTTCCTTCATCGGCATCTCCATCCCCAATTTCTGGCTGGGCATCATGCTCATTTTGATTTTTTCCGTGCAACTGGGCTGGTTCAAGACCTATTACGATACCGGCCTGCCCCTGTTTTCCCTGGCCAATCTGAAAGCGCTTATCCTGCCCGTCATCACCCTCGGCACCGGCATGATGGCCGGCTACACTAGATACGCTAGGTCAGCAACGCTGGACAATTTGCGAAAGGAGTTTGTAAAGACGGCCCGGGCCAAGGGCCTTCCGGAACGTGTGGTCATCGGTAAGCACGTGCTCCGCAACGCCATCCTGCCCATCATCACCATCATCATGTTCGACCTGGCGGGGGTCGTCTTCGGCGGTGCCTATCTGACGGAAATTATCTTCGGCATTCCCGGGCTTGGTCGGGTGTCCTTCAATGCCATCTTTGCCAACGATTATCCGGTGGTGATAACGATAACCCTTATCGGGGCTATGGTGGTCCTGCTCACCAACCTGGCCACCGACATCGTTTATACCTGGCTTGACCCCAGAATAAGGTACGATTGA
- a CDS encoding ABC transporter permease: MRQIKVGGLKNLIFIFALLAFVLALLRDIYLVDESLEPLNYLYLLLLIFLIFYVIHPLYVNRRLTRYYWERTKKHRLAVLGLAFIMFLVIVAIAGPFLTADPTEVNFEKKNIPPVGFSAEQSIYDVKTGQLTTTETPGTWQHPLGTDDKGRDMLAMLVSGARVSLQVGLAAVLIAIFIGATVGVSSAYFGRWVDQALMRFTDLMMTFPFFLLLVLIIFLYGSKLIIIILAIALTGWTGTARLVRSEALSLRTRDFIMASKSLGASDRRIIFRHMIPNVLSSVIVIATLSIPGVILAEAALSFIGLGDPSVTSWGRILHAGQRTLDTAWWIAVEPGIMLFLTVLAFNFLGDGIRDAFDPRSQI, encoded by the coding sequence ATGAGGCAAATCAAGGTTGGTGGACTGAAGAATTTAATATTCATATTCGCGCTTCTGGCTTTTGTCCTGGCACTTCTACGGGATATTTATTTAGTTGATGAGTCGCTTGAGCCTCTGAATTACCTGTACCTCCTCCTTCTCATTTTTCTCATCTTCTATGTAATACATCCGCTCTACGTTAACCGCCGTCTGACGCGGTACTACTGGGAGAGAACGAAAAAGCACCGGCTGGCCGTTTTGGGGCTGGCATTTATTATGTTTCTGGTAATCGTAGCCATCGCTGGCCCTTTTCTCACTGCCGACCCAACCGAGGTCAACTTTGAGAAGAAAAATATACCCCCCGTGGGTTTTTCCGCGGAACAATCCATCTACGATGTTAAAACAGGGCAATTAACAACTACGGAAACTCCGGGCACGTGGCAGCATCCATTAGGCACCGATGATAAAGGTAGAGACATGCTGGCGATGCTTGTTTCCGGCGCCAGGGTATCATTGCAGGTCGGCCTGGCGGCTGTCCTCATAGCGATATTCATCGGCGCCACTGTAGGCGTGTCTTCTGCCTACTTTGGAAGATGGGTCGACCAGGCACTGATGAGATTCACCGACCTGATGATGACTTTCCCCTTTTTCCTGCTGCTGGTATTGATAATCTTCCTCTATGGCTCCAAATTGATTATTATCATTCTGGCTATAGCCCTCACCGGGTGGACGGGGACCGCCCGGCTGGTCAGAAGCGAGGCGCTATCCCTCAGGACCAGAGATTTCATCATGGCGTCGAAATCACTCGGGGCCAGCGACCGCCGCATTATTTTCCGACACATGATTCCCAATGTCTTGAGCTCGGTTATCGTCATTGCCACACTTTCTATACCGGGTGTCATCCTGGCAGAAGCAGCCCTGAGTTTTATCGGGTTGGGGGACCCTTCCGTTACCAGCTGGGGAAGGATTTTACATGCCGGCCAGCGCACCCTGGATACCGCCTGGTGGATTGCCGTTGAACCCGGCATCATGCTTTTCCTGACCGTGCTGGCCTTTAATTTTCTGGGGGACGGCATCCGGGATGCCTTCGACCCGAGAAGTCAGATTTAA
- a CDS encoding ABC transporter ATP-binding protein has protein sequence MNNTILQVNELKTYFFTRLGVVKAVDGVSFGLRKGECLCLVGESGCGKTATALSILRLVDSPPGRIVGGGIMYHGEDLLHSSGARLRQIRGNRIAMIFQDPQSSLNPVFTVGDQIMEQIHLHLKLGKRQVRDRALSLMEQVGIPQAKERMKYYPHQFSGGMKQRVMIAAALSCDPEILIADEPTTALDTTIKAQILDIFRDLKQKMNMSILFITHDLGTVAGIADRIIVMYGGRIAESGGVLDIFEQPKHPYTCGLLKCLPTVSERREKLSPIPGVIPSLIDPPEGCIFYPRCQWHMPVCQQTRPEEFVISGEHIAACYLYA, from the coding sequence ATGAACAACACGATTTTACAGGTCAATGAGTTGAAAACCTACTTCTTCACCCGCCTTGGTGTGGTCAAAGCGGTCGATGGTGTGAGCTTCGGCCTGAGAAAAGGAGAGTGCCTGTGCCTGGTGGGTGAATCGGGCTGCGGCAAGACCGCCACCGCCCTCTCCATTCTGCGCCTCGTAGATAGCCCTCCGGGCAGAATAGTCGGTGGCGGGATAATGTATCATGGAGAGGACCTGCTCCACAGTTCCGGCGCCAGGCTCCGGCAGATACGCGGCAACCGCATCGCCATGATATTCCAGGACCCGCAATCTTCTCTTAACCCGGTATTCACCGTGGGCGACCAGATAATGGAGCAGATACATCTTCATCTGAAACTGGGAAAGCGGCAGGTCCGGGATAGAGCGCTGAGCCTGATGGAACAGGTCGGTATTCCCCAGGCAAAAGAGAGGATGAAATATTACCCGCACCAGTTCTCCGGCGGTATGAAGCAGCGGGTGATGATCGCCGCCGCGCTGTCCTGCGACCCCGAAATCCTGATTGCCGATGAGCCTACTACTGCCCTCGATACCACTATCAAGGCGCAGATTCTGGATATTTTCCGCGACCTGAAGCAGAAAATGAATATGTCCATTCTGTTCATCACCCATGACCTGGGCACCGTGGCCGGGATTGCCGACCGCATCATCGTGATGTACGGCGGTCGCATCGCCGAGTCCGGCGGCGTCCTCGATATCTTCGAGCAGCCAAAGCACCCGTACACCTGTGGCTTGCTGAAATGCCTGCCCACTGTTTCCGAGCGCCGGGAAAAATTGTCGCCCATTCCAGGAGTTATTCCCAGCCTCATTGACCCGCCCGAAGGCTGTATCTTTTATCCCCGTTGCCAGTGGCACATGCCCGTCTGTCAGCAAACTAGGCCTGAGGAATTTGTCATATCAGGAGAGCATATCGCCGCCTGCTATCTGTACGCATAG
- a CDS encoding dipeptide ABC transporter ATP-binding protein, which translates to MEKKLLEVENLKKYYPVTAGLLARHVADVKAVDGVSFFIAEGETLGLVGESGCGKSSLGRALLRLEEPTSGQIFYRGSDITDWNKKQLKELRREAQMIFQDPQSSLDPRMTIGDSIGEALLIHGGGTEKERLERVEELLKRVGLEPGHTTRYPHELSGGQKQRVGIARALAVNPKLIVADEPVSALDVSVQAQILNLTMDLQRELSLAYLFIAHDLAVIGQVSSRIAVMYLGQIVELAGRDDLFHQPLHPYTQALLSAVLLPDPHQKRKRILLSGEVPSPIDPPSGCRFHTRCSRVMKVCPREMPELRQIDKDHIVACHLYD; encoded by the coding sequence ATGGAAAAGAAATTATTGGAAGTCGAAAATCTGAAAAAATACTATCCGGTAACGGCCGGCCTGCTCGCCAGGCATGTTGCCGACGTGAAGGCGGTGGACGGGGTTTCCTTCTTCATCGCGGAAGGGGAGACGCTGGGGCTGGTCGGTGAATCGGGCTGCGGTAAATCAAGCCTGGGCCGGGCGCTTCTGAGGCTGGAAGAGCCAACCTCAGGACAGATATTCTATCGTGGTAGCGATATTACAGACTGGAATAAAAAGCAGCTGAAGGAGTTGCGGAGAGAAGCACAGATGATTTTCCAGGACCCTCAGTCCTCCCTTGACCCCCGGATGACCATAGGCGATTCCATCGGGGAGGCACTGCTTATCCACGGTGGCGGCACTGAGAAAGAGAGGCTGGAGCGAGTGGAAGAGCTGCTGAAACGTGTCGGATTGGAGCCGGGCCACACCACCCGCTATCCCCACGAATTGAGCGGCGGTCAGAAGCAGCGCGTCGGTATTGCTCGCGCCCTGGCGGTAAATCCAAAACTCATCGTCGCCGATGAACCGGTGAGCGCACTGGATGTATCCGTTCAGGCACAGATACTGAACCTGACAATGGACCTGCAGCGTGAGCTCTCCCTTGCATATCTTTTCATCGCCCATGACCTCGCCGTCATCGGGCAGGTCTCGAGCCGCATTGCCGTTATGTACCTCGGGCAGATAGTGGAGCTAGCCGGGAGAGATGACCTATTCCACCAGCCACTCCATCCCTATACTCAGGCCCTGCTTTCGGCGGTTCTCCTCCCCGACCCGCATCAGAAGCGGAAACGAATTCTGCTGTCCGGCGAAGTCCCTTCGCCGATTGACCCGCCTTCGGGTTGTCGCTTCCACACCCGATGTTCCAGAGTCATGAAAGTCTGCCCCCGAGAAATGCCGGAGTTAAGACAGATTGATAAGGACCACATTGTGGCCTGTCATCTATACGATTGA
- a CDS encoding 3-hydroxyacyl-CoA dehydrogenase family protein translates to MVLSAEQVKRVGVIGAGTMGHGIAQAYAQEGYPVAITDVSKPALTGVKDRVKSNLETLAHEGLIPEKEIDNIMARITVVDSLENAVRDADLVTEAVFEDLPTKTRIFQEMEKYCSPECLLASNTSSFPMTQISSQMEKPERAIVTHWMNPPYLVPLVEVVPGEKTSEETCKTAYEILLKIKKVPVKVQKEILGFLINRIQTAMNREVYYLLEIGAASAEDIDRAVVTSLGFRLAFLGPLLVRDLAGLDVDCKVADTILPELDSSTQANRLLRDMVDRGDYGVKTGKGFFSYTPESIAEIIRERDRRFIHLLKELYYP, encoded by the coding sequence ATGGTATTATCTGCTGAGCAGGTCAAAAGGGTGGGTGTTATAGGCGCCGGGACCATGGGCCACGGCATCGCTCAGGCCTATGCCCAGGAAGGCTATCCGGTCGCCATCACCGATGTTTCCAAACCGGCGTTAACCGGTGTGAAAGACAGGGTCAAATCCAATCTGGAGACCCTGGCCCATGAAGGACTCATTCCGGAAAAAGAAATAGACAATATCATGGCCAGGATCACCGTGGTTGACAGTCTGGAAAATGCGGTTCGAGATGCCGACCTGGTCACCGAGGCTGTCTTCGAAGACCTGCCCACCAAAACGAGGATTTTCCAGGAAATGGAAAAGTACTGTTCGCCGGAGTGCCTTCTGGCCAGCAATACCTCGTCTTTCCCGATGACCCAGATATCATCGCAGATGGAGAAGCCCGAGAGGGCCATTGTCACGCACTGGATGAACCCGCCCTATCTGGTGCCTCTGGTGGAAGTCGTGCCCGGAGAAAAGACGTCGGAAGAGACATGCAAGACAGCATATGAAATCCTGTTAAAAATAAAAAAGGTGCCGGTGAAAGTGCAGAAGGAAATCCTCGGTTTTCTCATCAACCGCATTCAAACTGCAATGAACCGGGAGGTATACTATCTGCTGGAAATCGGCGCCGCCAGCGCCGAGGATATCGACCGTGCCGTGGTTACCAGTCTCGGCTTCCGACTGGCGTTTCTGGGTCCGCTGCTGGTGAGAGACCTCGCCGGACTGGACGTTGACTGTAAGGTGGCTGATACGATACTCCCCGAGCTGGACTCCTCAACGCAGGCGAACAGACTGCTCAGGGATATGGTCGACCGCGGCGATTATGGTGTCAAGACCGGGAAAGGCTTCTTCTCATATAC